AGCAACTGCAGGCGCTGGCCGCCGCTTTGTTGTATCTCACCGACAGCGGGGCCGGCAGTGCCAGATCCGGCTTGTCTTCCCGGTTGCCGCTGATCGTGCGCTATCAACTGCGTGACGAAGACGGCGCCGCCACCCTGACCCGCTTGCAGTCGGATCGTTTGCAGGTGGTCATCGACGACGTCGTCACGGCATTCGGGCTGCTCGGTTTCACCGCTGAAGGAGTGCGGCTGGAACGCGACGGCGTGGTGGAGACGGTAGCGCTGGAGCGTCGTGGAGACGTGTTGTACTTCCTCCATGACGGCGAAGGCTACGCGGTAACGGACTGTACCTACGCCGCCGCTGCCCGGGGCGCCGTTGATGGTGGCGACGGCCGGGTGCGGGCGTCCATGAACGGTCGCCTGGTGTCGGTGGCGGTCCGCGAAGGTCAGCGGGTGGAAGCCGGCGAAGCGGTGCTCACGCTGGAAGCGATGAAGATGGAGCACGTGCACCGGGCCGGCGTCGGCGGTGTGGTCTCGGTGATCAGCGCCGCCGAAGGGGATCAGGTGGCCGCCGGCCGGGTGTTGGTGGAAATCGAAGCGGATGCCAGTGAGGAGAGCAAACCGGAATGAGTACGGAACAAGCGGTATTACTGGAGAAACGTGGCCGGGCGCTGTGGATCACGGTGAACCGGCCGGAGAAACGCAACGCCATTAATCAGGCGGTGATCGATGGTATCCGTCAGGGCTATGAACAGGCTCAGGCGGATCCTCAGGTGCGTGTGATCGTACTTACCGGCAGCGGCGACAAGGCCTTTTGCGCCGGCGCTGATCTGCGCCCCGGAGAGGGGTTTGTCTTCGATTACGCCAAGCCCAATGCCGACTACGCCGATCTGATGCGTCTCGCCAGCCATTGCACGGTGCCGAGCATTGCCCGGGTGAACGGGGTCTGCATGGCCGGTGGCATGGGATTGCTGTGCATGACCGACATGGCGGTGGCGGTGGACACGGTACGCTTCGGGTTGCCGGAAGTGAAGATCGGGGTCTTCCCGATGCAGGTGTTGAGCTTGCTACAACGGCTGGTGCCGCAGCGGGTGCTGCGTGAATGGTGCTTCACTGGTGAACCTTTCACCGCCGACGAAGCGTTGCAGGCGGGGCTGGTCAATCATTTGGCGCCGGCGGAGGAACTGGACGCCAAGGTCGAGTGGTTGATTGACCGTCTGGTGGACAAATCCCCCACCGCTATCCGCCGGGGCAAGTACGCGTTACGTGCCATAGAGGCGATGTCCTTCGATCAGGCCATCGCCTACACCGAAACCCAGATCGCCACCCTCGCACTTACCGAGGATGCCAAGGAGGGCCTGGCCGCATTCAATGAGAAGCGCGCGCCGGATTGGCCCGGGCGGTAGCTGCCCGGCCTGTTCCCATAAGCACAACAACAGGAGAGCCGTATCATGACAGTGAATCTCGACGAAGAAGCTTTCGGCCGGCATATGGTGGACCGGGTCTGTGTCGGTGACATGAGCACCCGGGCCGCGGATCTGTTTCCGGACAGAGTGGCGTTGGTTTGTGGCGAGCAAAGCCTTACTTACGGTGAACTGGATCGGCGCGCGAATCGTCTGGGCAGTGCCTTGCTGGGCCTGGGTTTGAAGCGTCAGGACGTGGTCGGAGTGATGGCCGGCAACTGCCTGGAAATCCTGATCACTTATCTCGCCTGCGCCAAGGCCGGGTTGATCTGTGCGCCGGCCAATCTGGGGCTGCGTCCCTCGGAAATCGCCTATTGCTTCCAGGATGCCGCGGCGAAGGTGCTGATCGTGCAGGATCAGTTGCTGGCGGCGGCGACGGAACTGGTGCCGTCGTTGCCGGAGCTTCAGGGCGTTTATTGGACCGGAGAGCGGGCGCCGGAGAATCTGCCCAAGGATGCGGGCTCGTTCGACGGGTTGCTGGAGCAAGGCGACGATGGCGAGTTGCAAGTGCCGGTGTTTGATCGTGACGCGGTGCAACTGCTGTACACCAGCGGCACCACCGCGTTGCCCAAGGGCGTGCTCACCAGCCATCTGGCGGTGACCATGGCCGGGCTGTCCGGGGCGCTTGCCCATCAAGCCGATCACAACACCAGGGCACTGGTGGTGCTGCCGCTGTTTCATTGCGCCATGCTCAATTCCATGACCGTGCCCATGTTCACGGTGGGGGCTCAGGTGATTCTGGCGCCGGGATTCGATACACCGGAAAACATGCTGGCTCTGATCGAAAAGCACCGGGCCAATGTGATCATGTTTCTGCCGATGATGTACGGGCAGTTGCTGGACGCCGCGGCGCGCGGCAGCCATGACCTGACCTCGGTGACGCGGGCGGTCTATGCCATGGCGCCGATGCCGGATGAACGGCTGCGCGCTCTGCACGAGTTGTTCCCCAATGCCGATGTGGTGCTCGGGTCCGGCCAGACCGAATTCACCCCGGCCACCTGCATGCAGCGGCCGGAGCATCAGTGGAGCAAGGCCGCCACCTGGGGCACCGCCACCGCCATGACGCGGGTGGCGATCATGGACGACCTGGGCCGCCTGTTGCCCCGTGGCGAGCCGGGGGAAATCGTCTATCGCGGACCGCAGACCATGAACGGCTATCTGAATCAGCCGGACAAGACCCGCGAGAGTTTTCAGCACGGTTGGTTTCACAGCGGCGACATTGCCTGGATGGACGAGGACGGCGCCATCTGGTTCACCGACCGCAAGAAGGACGTGATCAAGACCGGCGGCGAGAACGTGGCGTCGATCGAAGTGGAACGCTGTCTGATGGAGCATGAAACGGTGGCGGAAGCCGCGGTGGTGGGGCTACCCCATGAACACTGGGGGGAAGCGATCACCGCGGTGGTGATTCTCAAACCTGGTGCGCGGGCGGACGAAGAGCGGGTGCTGGAGCATTGCCGGGAGCGGCTGGCGGGCTTCAAGGTGCCCAAGGCGGTGCTGTTCACGGAAGAATTTCCACGCACTGGAACCGGCAAAGTGCAAAAGCACATGATTCGCTCCGAGCACGAGGCGTATTACCAGCCGGGCTGACGCTGGTTGACCCTATTCCTTACAACCTGACTACGAAGCCACTGTGGGAAGCTTGCTTGCAAGCGAATGGGCAACTGCCCTGGGGGAGTATTCGCGGCCAAGGCCGCTTCCCACAGCGATGGACCGCGAAGCCGCTCCTCTGTGGGCTGTCTTGGCAGCGAATCGGCGTGTAAGCCTCTAATCCCTGGCCGATTTGTGCTTACGCGCCGCCAAACCTCGTTATTTCCCTCCAAATGCTTGTTATTGCACGACATTGACACGGTTTTCCTCGCCAGGGTTTTGACAGCCGTTTCGCCACGGGCAGAATGAAGGCTGACTGGAACTCTTGGGGGAAATGCCGGTCAGCTTCAGACGTTACATCTTTGTTTCTCCTGTTGGTCGGGGTGTTTTCGGTTCCGTTGGACCATGGCGACCCCCGACCCTTGTCGGCGTTCACGGTTTAGCGCTGGCGCGAGGGGGCGGGAAACTGGCAGTATGGCCAGATTCCGCCGCCGGGTGCTGGGGCGCGGCCGTTACTTCGGCGGGCGAGCGGGAAATAACCACAGGCCAATGGAGGCAGAATGAAAAAGTTGGGAATCGTGCTGGCCGGTACCGTCCTGGTGGCGGCTTGCGGTCAACAGGACGGCGGTGAGGATGCCGCCAAGGTGGAGATCAAGACGGACGACCAGAAAGCGTCCTACGCACTGGGTTATCGCAGTGCCGAGCAAATGAGTGCCATGGAGGGACTGGATACCGAAGCGATGATTGCCGGTATCCGCGATGGTCACACTGGCACGGATTCCCGTCTTGGGGATGAGGACCTGAACCAGCTGATCCAGGACTTCCAGATGCGTCTGGTGGAAAAGCGCCAGGCCAAGCAGGAACAGGAAG
This sequence is a window from Alloalcanivorax dieselolei B5. Protein-coding genes within it:
- a CDS encoding class I adenylate-forming enzyme family protein, whose protein sequence is MTVNLDEEAFGRHMVDRVCVGDMSTRAADLFPDRVALVCGEQSLTYGELDRRANRLGSALLGLGLKRQDVVGVMAGNCLEILITYLACAKAGLICAPANLGLRPSEIAYCFQDAAAKVLIVQDQLLAAATELVPSLPELQGVYWTGERAPENLPKDAGSFDGLLEQGDDGELQVPVFDRDAVQLLYTSGTTALPKGVLTSHLAVTMAGLSGALAHQADHNTRALVVLPLFHCAMLNSMTVPMFTVGAQVILAPGFDTPENMLALIEKHRANVIMFLPMMYGQLLDAAARGSHDLTSVTRAVYAMAPMPDERLRALHELFPNADVVLGSGQTEFTPATCMQRPEHQWSKAATWGTATAMTRVAIMDDLGRLLPRGEPGEIVYRGPQTMNGYLNQPDKTRESFQHGWFHSGDIAWMDEDGAIWFTDRKKDVIKTGGENVASIEVERCLMEHETVAEAAVVGLPHEHWGEAITAVVILKPGARADEERVLEHCRERLAGFKVPKAVLFTEEFPRTGTGKVQKHMIRSEHEAYYQPG
- a CDS encoding enoyl-CoA hydratase/isomerase family protein — protein: MSTEQAVLLEKRGRALWITVNRPEKRNAINQAVIDGIRQGYEQAQADPQVRVIVLTGSGDKAFCAGADLRPGEGFVFDYAKPNADYADLMRLASHCTVPSIARVNGVCMAGGMGLLCMTDMAVAVDTVRFGLPEVKIGVFPMQVLSLLQRLVPQRVLREWCFTGEPFTADEALQAGLVNHLAPAEELDAKVEWLIDRLVDKSPTAIRRGKYALRAIEAMSFDQAIAYTETQIATLALTEDAKEGLAAFNEKRAPDWPGR